A single Mustela lutreola isolate mMusLut2 chromosome X, mMusLut2.pri, whole genome shotgun sequence DNA region contains:
- the AMELX gene encoding amelogenin, X isoform, with protein sequence MGTWILFACLLGAAFAMPLPPHPGHPGYINFSYEVLTPLKWYQNMIRHPYPSYGYEPMGGWLHHQIIPVLSQQNPPNHALQPHHHIPMMPAQQPVVPQQPMMPVPGQHSMTPTQHHQPNLPLPAQQPFQPQPVQPQAHQPIQPQPPVHPIQPLPPQPPLPPMFPIQPLPPMLPDLPLEAWPATDKTKREEVD encoded by the exons ATGGGGACCTGGATTTTGTTTGCCTGCCTCTTGGGAGCAGCCTTTGCTATGCCT CTACCACCTCATCCTGGGCACCCTGGTTATATCAACTTCAGCTATGAg GTGCTTACCCCCCTGAAGTGGTACCAGAACATGATAAGGCATCCg TACCCTTCCTATGGTTACGAACCCATGGGTGGATGGCTGCACCACCAAATCATTCCCGTGCTGTCCCAGCAGAATCCCCCGAACCACGCCCTACAGCCTCATCACCACATCCCCATGATGCCAGCTCAGCAGCCCGTGGTCCCCCAGCAACCAATGATGCCAGTTCCTGGCCAACACTCCATGACTCCAACCCAACACCACCAGCCAAACCTCCCTCTGCCAGCCCAGCAGCCCTTCCAGCCCCAGCCCGTCCAGCCACAGGCTCACCAGCCCATCCAGCCCCAGCCACCCGTGCACCCCATCCAGCCCCTGCCGCCACAGCCACCTCTGCCTCCGATGTTCCCCATACAGCCCCTGCCCCCCATGCTTCCTGACCTGCCTCTGGAAGCCTGGCCAGCAACTGACAAGACCAAGCGGGAGGAAGTG gattaa